A part of Propioniciclava coleopterorum genomic DNA contains:
- a CDS encoding VOC family protein yields MTSFVSHTTVDCADAYALSEFWRAVLGYAMDPEDPNEPGHEECPIHDPETGHELLFIEVPEPKTVKNRLHLDLRPREGTRDAELARLLDLGATQVADHRGIHGPGTGWVVLADPEGNEFCILRSRQEVAG; encoded by the coding sequence ATGACCTCCTTCGTGTCGCACACCACGGTCGACTGCGCCGACGCCTACGCCCTGTCCGAGTTCTGGCGGGCGGTCCTCGGCTACGCCATGGACCCCGAGGACCCCAACGAACCCGGCCACGAGGAGTGCCCGATCCACGACCCCGAGACGGGCCACGAACTGCTGTTCATCGAGGTGCCCGAGCCCAAGACGGTCAAGAACCGCCTCCACCTCGACCTGCGGCCCCGCGAGGGCACCCGGGACGCCGAACTGGCGCGACTGCTCGACCTGGGCGCGACGCAGGTCGCGGACCACCGCGGCATCCACGGCCCCGGCACCGGCTGGGTCGTGCTGGCCGACCCCGAGGGCAACGAGTTCTGCATCCTGCGCTCGCGGCAGGAGGTCGCCGGCTGA
- the cysE gene encoding serine O-acetyltransferase, producing MTEAVGDAQIWSTIRAEAQRDAEREPCLAGFLYETVLRHHSLMEALGSQLAHKLASPTMSALTLLDLAEEAFERDPLIAESVIADLQAIISRDPATRGYSQPLLYFKGFHAIQAFRIAHHFWVTDRTALALFLQSRISEVFAVDIHPGARIGRGIMFDHATSVVIGETAVIEDDFSMLHEVTLGGTGKAGGDRHPKVGRGVMIGAGAKVLGNITVGEGAKIGAGSVVLADVPPFTTVAGVPAKPVGYTAEQFPALDMDQTLECEINLDYTEVHIDRSA from the coding sequence ATGACCGAAGCCGTCGGCGACGCCCAGATCTGGTCGACCATCCGCGCCGAGGCCCAGCGCGACGCCGAGCGCGAGCCGTGCCTGGCCGGGTTCCTCTACGAGACCGTGCTGCGCCACCACTCGCTGATGGAGGCCCTCGGGAGCCAGCTCGCGCACAAGCTCGCGAGCCCCACCATGTCGGCGCTCACGCTGCTGGACCTGGCCGAGGAGGCCTTCGAGCGCGATCCGCTGATCGCCGAGTCCGTGATCGCCGACCTGCAGGCGATCATCTCCCGCGACCCCGCGACCCGCGGCTACTCCCAGCCGCTGCTGTACTTCAAGGGCTTCCACGCGATCCAGGCGTTCCGGATCGCCCACCACTTCTGGGTCACCGACCGCACCGCGCTGGCGCTGTTCCTGCAGAGCAGGATCTCGGAGGTGTTCGCGGTCGACATCCACCCCGGCGCCCGGATCGGCCGCGGCATCATGTTCGACCACGCCACCTCGGTCGTCATCGGCGAGACCGCCGTGATCGAGGACGACTTCTCGATGCTGCACGAGGTCACCCTCGGCGGCACCGGCAAGGCGGGCGGCGACCGGCACCCGAAGGTGGGGCGCGGCGTCATGATCGGCGCCGGCGCGAAGGTGCTGGGCAACATCACCGTCGGGGAGGGCGCCAAGATCGGCGCGGGCTCGGTCGTGCTGGCCGACGTCCCCCCGTTCACGACGGTGGCCGGCGTCCCGGCCAAGCCGGTCGGCTACACCGCCGAGCAGTTCCCCGCCCTGGACATGGACCAGACGCTGGAGTGCGAGATCAACCTCGACTACACCGAGGTCCACATCGACCGCTCCGCCTGA
- a CDS encoding NAD-dependent protein deacetylase has translation MPIPAPRPADLAALADALAGRTWAALTGAGVSTDSGIPDYRGPDARPTNPITYGDFLKRPESRRRYWFRSMMGYRSFGVADPNDGHRALARLGVPVITQNVDALHERAGSADVIDLHGLIDRVVCLGCGALSARGVLQRRLEDANPGVHGVIPAGSAELRPDGDADIADPDDFVVPACERCGGVLKPDVVFFGETVPKPRVEASFARVDAADALVVAGSSLTVMSGLRFARHAARTGKPVLIINHGPTRADDLAALKLDAGTSATLTALADALAPA, from the coding sequence GTGCCGATCCCCGCCCCGCGACCCGCCGACCTCGCCGCGCTGGCCGACGCCCTGGCCGGACGCACGTGGGCGGCGCTGACCGGGGCGGGCGTCTCGACGGACTCGGGCATCCCGGACTACCGCGGCCCCGACGCGCGCCCCACCAACCCGATCACGTACGGGGACTTCCTCAAGCGACCCGAATCGCGGCGCCGCTACTGGTTCCGCTCGATGATGGGCTACCGGAGCTTCGGGGTCGCCGACCCCAACGACGGGCACCGCGCCCTGGCGCGGCTCGGCGTCCCGGTGATCACCCAGAACGTGGACGCCCTCCACGAGCGCGCGGGCAGCGCCGACGTCATCGACCTGCACGGCCTCATCGACCGGGTCGTCTGCCTGGGGTGCGGCGCGCTGAGCGCCCGCGGCGTCCTGCAGCGCCGGTTGGAGGACGCCAACCCCGGCGTCCACGGCGTGATCCCCGCCGGATCGGCCGAACTGCGGCCCGACGGGGACGCCGACATCGCCGACCCCGACGACTTCGTCGTCCCCGCGTGCGAGCGGTGCGGCGGCGTCCTCAAGCCCGACGTGGTGTTCTTCGGCGAGACGGTGCCCAAGCCCCGCGTCGAGGCGTCCTTCGCCCGGGTCGACGCCGCGGACGCGCTCGTGGTCGCCGGGTCGTCGCTGACGGTGATGTCGGGACTGCGGTTCGCCCGGCACGCGGCTCGCACGGGCAAGCCGGTGCTCATCATCAACCACGGCCCGACCCGCGCCGACGACCTGGCCGCGCTGAAGCTGGACGCCGGCACCTCGGCGACCCTCACCGCCCTCGCGGACGCCCTCGCCCCGGCCTGA
- a CDS encoding MFS transporter, producing MSTKEPSGYELDDLDLDPADDENQQSEEYRRRNPEKFATYLKRRMVVFAVAYVGYVCAYLVRNNFKLTSKILRDENGWDNVQIGLILTAFTLTYGFAKFFMGMVVDRLSLRRVFAGALAISAVICILLGFVHVFWLMFALMLLLGTVQGALAPGSMAMIANWYPNKTRGSGIAIWNTSQNLGGATLPIIISGLLGVVGPSNVAYAFWVPGVVVLLFSFVAWKFGGDTPKSEGLGSLTDIYGKAGEPQVEDTPDEPYWTTLRKHIFTSPVILTVAFVNAILYFLRFGILNWMPIFLGDEMGFNEAQYSMAFSILEWIAIPGCFFFAWVAVKLPNKQSIVGAAGLVLLAGLIWLYMGNHDYALLLVISGLMGTFIYGPQLIINILTLNVVPLRTAGVAVGFVGLFGYIVGEMAANLVMPILAEALDWTASFTLLSFFALVGAALYLSLRKREQKIVQA from the coding sequence ATGTCCACCAAAGAGCCCAGCGGCTACGAGCTCGACGACCTCGATCTCGACCCGGCCGACGACGAGAACCAGCAATCCGAGGAGTATCGGAGGCGCAATCCGGAGAAGTTCGCCACCTACCTGAAGCGCCGCATGGTGGTGTTCGCCGTCGCCTACGTCGGCTACGTGTGCGCGTACCTGGTGCGCAACAACTTCAAGCTGACGAGCAAGATCCTCCGCGACGAGAACGGCTGGGACAACGTCCAGATCGGCCTGATCCTCACGGCTTTCACGCTCACCTACGGCTTCGCCAAGTTCTTCATGGGCATGGTCGTCGACCGGCTGTCGCTGCGTCGCGTCTTCGCCGGCGCGCTGGCGATCAGCGCCGTCATCTGCATCCTGCTCGGCTTCGTGCACGTGTTCTGGCTCATGTTCGCGCTCATGCTGCTGCTCGGCACCGTCCAAGGCGCGTTGGCGCCCGGCTCGATGGCGATGATCGCCAACTGGTACCCCAACAAGACCCGCGGCTCGGGCATCGCGATCTGGAACACCTCGCAGAACCTGGGCGGCGCCACGCTGCCGATCATCATCTCCGGGCTGCTCGGGGTCGTCGGCCCCAGCAACGTCGCCTACGCCTTCTGGGTGCCGGGCGTCGTCGTGCTGCTGTTCAGCTTCGTCGCCTGGAAGTTCGGCGGCGACACCCCCAAGAGCGAGGGCCTGGGCAGCCTCACCGACATCTACGGCAAGGCGGGCGAGCCGCAGGTCGAGGACACCCCCGACGAGCCCTACTGGACCACCCTGCGCAAGCACATCTTCACCAGCCCCGTGATCCTGACGGTCGCGTTCGTCAACGCGATCCTGTACTTCCTGCGGTTCGGCATCCTCAACTGGATGCCGATCTTCCTCGGCGACGAGATGGGCTTCAACGAGGCGCAGTACTCGATGGCGTTCTCGATCCTGGAGTGGATCGCGATCCCCGGCTGCTTCTTCTTCGCGTGGGTCGCGGTCAAGCTGCCCAACAAGCAGTCCATCGTCGGCGCCGCCGGTCTCGTGCTGCTCGCGGGCCTGATCTGGCTCTACATGGGCAACCACGACTACGCGCTGCTGCTGGTGATCTCCGGCCTGATGGGCACGTTCATCTACGGCCCGCAGCTCATCATCAACATCCTGACGCTCAACGTGGTCCCCCTGCGGACGGCCGGCGTGGCGGTCGGCTTCGTGGGCCTGTTCGGCTACATCGTGGGCGAGATGGCGGCCAACCTGGTCATGCCGATCCTGGCCGAGGCGCTCGACTGGACGGCCTCGTTCACCCTGCTGAGCTTCTTCGCCCTCGTCGGCGCGGCGCTCTACCTGTCGCTGCGCAAGCGCGAGCAGAAGATCGTCCAGGCCTAG
- a CDS encoding MFS transporter: protein MAPGTGVVVQDDFTPRALSQPGSYDRRRTEVFLLTFVGYVACYLVRNNTAVASGLLVTEEGWTPLDVGLVLTGFTVTYGLAKLVMGVVVDRSSLRVGYGAALIVSALVCAAMGFVPHVVAMTAAMAVIGLAQGVCAPASLATLGAWYPPWQRASRVAVWNTSQNVGAALLPLLVMGAMLALGVHHWSLAYWVPGALALGAGVWVLLRGGDRPWREGYPTLPERYGPDALPEVRGSTEASYWRLVRIHVVGNRLLLALAVLNALLYLLRFGVLNWIPLYTMTEVGLSVPEAGLVMAVYEWAAVPGALLFALVAHRWPNRMAMAGAAGLVVLAFGLLGYSVADNRVEVFVMAGLLGALTYGPQVVINILTLNFVSPRAMGVAVGFVGLGGYLVGEVVANLGMPTLAEQLGWGRAFVALAAISAVAALIYWELRRAERRTVPSR from the coding sequence GTGGCACCGGGGACGGGGGTGGTCGTGCAGGACGACTTCACCCCTCGCGCGCTGTCCCAGCCCGGCTCCTACGACCGGCGACGCACCGAGGTCTTCCTGCTCACGTTCGTGGGCTACGTCGCCTGCTATCTGGTGCGCAACAACACCGCGGTCGCGAGCGGCCTGCTCGTCACCGAGGAGGGGTGGACGCCGCTGGACGTCGGCCTCGTGCTGACCGGCTTCACCGTCACCTACGGCCTGGCCAAGCTGGTGATGGGCGTGGTGGTCGACCGCAGCAGCCTGCGGGTCGGGTACGGCGCGGCGCTCATCGTCTCCGCGCTGGTGTGCGCGGCGATGGGGTTCGTCCCCCACGTCGTCGCGATGACCGCGGCGATGGCGGTCATCGGGCTGGCCCAAGGGGTGTGCGCGCCCGCGTCGCTGGCGACGCTCGGCGCCTGGTATCCGCCCTGGCAGCGTGCCTCCCGCGTCGCGGTGTGGAACACCTCGCAGAACGTCGGGGCCGCGCTCCTGCCGCTCCTCGTGATGGGCGCGATGCTCGCGCTCGGCGTCCACCACTGGTCGCTGGCCTACTGGGTGCCGGGCGCGCTCGCGCTGGGCGCCGGCGTCTGGGTGCTGCTGCGGGGCGGCGACCGGCCGTGGCGCGAGGGGTACCCGACGCTGCCCGAGCGCTACGGCCCGGACGCCCTCCCGGAGGTCCGCGGATCGACGGAGGCCTCCTACTGGCGGCTGGTGCGGATCCACGTGGTCGGGAACCGGCTGCTGCTGGCGCTGGCCGTCCTGAACGCGCTGCTGTACCTGCTGCGGTTCGGCGTCCTGAACTGGATCCCGCTGTACACGATGACGGAGGTCGGGCTCAGCGTCCCCGAGGCCGGCCTGGTCATGGCCGTCTACGAGTGGGCCGCCGTGCCGGGGGCGCTGCTGTTCGCCCTCGTGGCGCACCGCTGGCCCAACCGGATGGCGATGGCGGGCGCGGCCGGCCTCGTCGTCCTGGCCTTCGGGCTGCTCGGCTACTCCGTCGCGGACAACCGGGTCGAGGTGTTCGTGATGGCCGGCCTGCTCGGGGCGCTGACGTACGGGCCGCAGGTCGTCATCAACATCCTGACGCTGAACTTCGTGTCGCCGCGGGCGATGGGTGTGGCGGTGGGCTTCGTCGGCCTCGGCGGCTACCTCGTCGGCGAGGTGGTCGCGAACCTGGGCATGCCCACGCTGGCCGAGCAGTTGGGCTGGGGGCGGGCCTTCGTGGCGCTGGCCGCGATCAGCGCGGTGGCGGCCCTGATCTACTGGGAGCTCCGGCGCGCCGAGCGGCGCACCGTGCCCTCCCGGTGA
- a CDS encoding GntR family transcriptional regulator produces MSQASPLVTDLAKHLRGRILAGEFPPEAKVTESGLAAEYGVARPTVRSAIDVLVGEGLLVRSPFAALRVPSLPVSERGELIALLRFTEDRALARIRATQPDVRELRRAGSGSLHGFLATLVRVSGSTRLELIHRRTTFELVLLTQQHLGEVPAPDDDSARQAMCTFADAVATERWPEAEALLERLQDVRAGVVTAPTARR; encoded by the coding sequence GTGAGTCAAGCCAGCCCGCTGGTCACCGACCTGGCCAAGCATCTGCGCGGGCGCATCCTCGCCGGGGAGTTCCCGCCCGAGGCGAAGGTCACCGAATCGGGCCTCGCCGCCGAGTACGGCGTCGCCCGTCCGACCGTCCGCTCCGCCATCGACGTGCTCGTCGGGGAGGGCCTGCTGGTCCGCTCCCCGTTCGCGGCTCTGCGCGTCCCCTCCCTGCCGGTGTCCGAGCGCGGGGAACTGATCGCGTTGCTCCGGTTCACCGAGGATCGGGCGCTGGCCCGGATCCGGGCGACCCAGCCCGACGTCCGCGAACTCCGGCGCGCGGGCTCCGGAAGCCTGCACGGCTTCCTCGCGACCCTGGTCCGGGTGAGCGGCTCGACGCGGCTGGAGCTCATCCATCGCCGGACGACGTTCGAGCTGGTCCTGCTCACCCAGCAGCACCTCGGCGAGGTGCCCGCACCCGACGACGACAGCGCCCGGCAGGCCATGTGCACCTTCGCGGACGCCGTGGCCACCGAGCGCTGGCCCGAGGCCGAGGCGCTGTTGGAGCGACTGCAGGACGTGCGCGCCGGAGTCGTGACCGCGCCGACGGCCCGCCGCTGA
- the ppsR gene encoding pyruvate, water dikinase regulatory protein, whose product MPDAQGAAAPVVEDRAEPTPGAEIDLPDPDAPTGPGTAADPDAPAHPDTPAHPDAQADPEGRADPDETRTDAEPERDTTLEIHLLADSTGESGARVARAAVAQFPSLEFRLVRHRRVNTTQALMKALDTIRARKGTPTAVFFTLVDSELAELVKTACQELELPYADLMTDALRALEKVSGVEPDQVPLRPVGVEADYFARIAAIDFAVRNDDGAAPTALTDCDICLVGPSRSGKTPLSIFLGYMGYKVVNVPLVPGIKPPEELFQIDRWRVVGLTMDPEKLRQIRSERVKGLGVKRTMKDGYIDLASIYAELDETGQIMKQLRCPVIDTTGMALEESASRILDLVEERARIHQTRLRRPPNVASELNAH is encoded by the coding sequence ATGCCCGACGCCCAGGGCGCGGCCGCGCCGGTGGTCGAGGACCGCGCCGAGCCGACACCCGGCGCCGAGATCGACCTCCCGGACCCGGACGCGCCGACCGGACCCGGCACCGCCGCCGATCCCGACGCACCGGCCCATCCCGACACCCCGGCCCATCCCGACGCACAGGCCGATCCTGAGGGGCGGGCCGATCCCGACGAGACCCGCACGGACGCCGAGCCCGAGCGAGACACCACCCTGGAGATCCACCTGTTGGCCGACTCCACCGGCGAGTCGGGGGCGCGCGTCGCCCGGGCGGCGGTCGCGCAGTTCCCGTCCCTGGAGTTCCGGCTCGTCCGGCACCGCCGGGTGAACACGACGCAGGCGCTCATGAAGGCGCTGGACACCATCCGCGCCCGCAAGGGGACGCCGACGGCGGTGTTCTTCACGCTGGTGGACTCCGAGCTCGCGGAACTGGTGAAGACGGCCTGCCAGGAGCTCGAACTGCCCTACGCCGACCTGATGACCGACGCGCTGCGCGCCCTGGAGAAGGTCAGCGGCGTCGAGCCCGACCAGGTGCCGCTGCGTCCGGTGGGCGTGGAGGCGGACTACTTCGCCCGGATCGCCGCCATCGACTTCGCCGTCCGCAACGACGACGGCGCCGCCCCGACGGCCCTGACCGACTGCGACATCTGCCTCGTCGGGCCGTCCAGGTCGGGCAAGACACCGCTGTCGATCTTCCTGGGCTACATGGGCTACAAGGTGGTCAACGTCCCGCTCGTGCCCGGGATCAAGCCGCCCGAGGAGCTGTTCCAGATCGACCGCTGGCGGGTCGTCGGGCTCACGATGGATCCGGAGAAGCTGCGGCAGATCCGCTCCGAGCGGGTCAAGGGCCTCGGGGTGAAGCGCACCATGAAGGACGGCTACATCGACCTGGCCAGCATCTACGCCGAGCTGGACGAGACCGGGCAGATCATGAAGCAGTTGCGCTGCCCCGTCATCGACACCACGGGGATGGCGCTGGAGGAGTCGGCGTCGCGGATCCTCGACCTGGTGGAGGAGCGTGCCCGCATCCACCAGACGCGGCTGCGGCGTCCACCGAACGTGGCCTCGGAGCTCAACGCCCACTGA
- the pflB gene encoding formate C-acetyltransferase — MTSNDPWEGFTPGPWCSTIDVRDFILANYTPYTGDAAFLAGPTEKTLTVWETLQRDFLSVERAKRVYDVETHIPADVDAFPAGYICEGDDVIVGLQTDTPLKRPMMPAGGWRMVETAIREAGLEPDERVKEIFTKYRKTHNEAVFDMYTPRIRAARSSHIITGLPDAYGRGRIIGDYRRVALYGVDALIAAKQADKDAVADQPFSENWARYREEHSEQIKALKKLKNLGESYGFDLGRPARTYAEAVQWTYLAYLASVKSQDGAAMSIGRLSGFFDVYAERDLAAGIIDESGVQEIMDALITKLRIVRFLRTIDYDQIFSGDPYWATWSDAGFANDGRTLVTRTSFRLLQTLRNLGPAPEPNITIYWDPKLPEGYKAFCAEISIETSAIQYEADAAIRAHWGDDTAIACCVSPMAIGKQMQFFGARLNSAKTLLYAINGGRDEVSGKLIVPDHTGVEGDGPLDFDTVWAKYDRMLDWAVETYVEALNIIHYSHDKYAYEAMEMALHDDEIIRTMGCGIAGLSIVADSLAAIKYATVTPVRDETGLVVDYVTAGDFPKYGNDDDRADEIAQLVVKTVMGKIRAIRMYRDAVPTQSVLTITSNVVYGKATGSFPSGHRAGTPFAPGANPENGADTHGMVASMMSVGKLDYDDALDGISLTNTITPPALGRTEAERVTNLVGILDAGFGEGLYHANINVLNRETLLDAMENPENYPQLTIRVSGYAVNFVKLTREQQLDVLSRTFHEAL, encoded by the coding sequence ATCACCAGCAACGATCCCTGGGAGGGCTTCACGCCCGGCCCGTGGTGCAGCACGATCGACGTGCGCGACTTCATCCTGGCCAACTACACCCCCTACACCGGCGACGCCGCCTTCTTGGCCGGACCAACCGAGAAGACCCTCACCGTCTGGGAGACGCTGCAGCGCGACTTCCTCTCCGTCGAGCGCGCCAAGCGCGTCTACGACGTCGAGACCCACATCCCCGCCGACGTGGACGCCTTCCCGGCCGGCTACATCTGCGAGGGCGACGACGTGATCGTCGGCCTGCAGACCGACACGCCGCTCAAGCGCCCGATGATGCCCGCCGGCGGCTGGCGCATGGTCGAGACCGCCATCCGGGAGGCCGGGCTGGAGCCCGACGAGCGGGTCAAGGAGATCTTCACCAAGTACCGCAAGACGCACAACGAGGCCGTCTTCGACATGTACACCCCGCGCATCCGCGCCGCCCGCAGCAGCCACATCATCACCGGCCTGCCGGACGCCTACGGGCGCGGCCGGATCATCGGCGACTACCGCCGCGTCGCCCTCTACGGCGTGGACGCGCTGATCGCGGCCAAGCAGGCCGACAAGGACGCGGTCGCCGACCAGCCGTTCAGCGAGAACTGGGCGCGCTACCGCGAGGAGCACTCCGAGCAGATCAAGGCCCTGAAGAAGCTGAAGAACCTCGGCGAGAGCTACGGCTTCGACCTCGGCCGTCCCGCGCGCACCTACGCCGAGGCCGTCCAGTGGACGTACCTGGCGTACCTGGCCAGCGTGAAGAGCCAGGACGGCGCCGCCATGAGCATCGGCAGGCTGTCGGGCTTCTTCGACGTCTACGCCGAGCGCGACCTGGCCGCCGGCATCATCGACGAGTCCGGCGTCCAGGAGATCATGGACGCCCTGATCACCAAGCTGCGCATCGTGCGCTTCCTGCGCACGATCGACTACGACCAGATCTTCTCCGGCGACCCGTACTGGGCCACGTGGTCCGACGCGGGCTTCGCCAACGACGGCCGCACCCTCGTGACCCGGACCAGCTTCCGGCTGCTGCAGACGCTGCGGAACCTCGGCCCGGCGCCCGAGCCGAACATCACCATCTACTGGGATCCGAAGCTGCCCGAGGGCTACAAGGCGTTCTGCGCGGAGATCTCGATCGAGACCTCGGCGATCCAGTACGAGGCCGACGCCGCGATCCGCGCGCACTGGGGCGACGACACCGCCATCGCGTGCTGCGTCTCCCCGATGGCCATCGGCAAGCAGATGCAGTTCTTCGGCGCCCGGCTCAACTCGGCCAAGACCCTGCTCTACGCCATCAACGGCGGCCGCGACGAGGTGTCCGGCAAGCTGATCGTCCCCGACCACACCGGCGTCGAGGGCGACGGGCCGCTCGACTTCGACACCGTGTGGGCCAAGTACGACCGGATGCTCGACTGGGCGGTGGAGACCTACGTCGAGGCGCTCAACATCATCCACTACAGCCACGACAAGTACGCCTACGAGGCCATGGAGATGGCCCTGCACGACGACGAGATCATCCGCACGATGGGCTGCGGCATCGCCGGGCTGTCGATCGTCGCCGACTCGCTGGCCGCGATCAAGTACGCGACCGTGACCCCGGTGCGCGACGAGACCGGTCTGGTCGTCGACTACGTCACCGCCGGCGACTTCCCGAAGTACGGCAACGACGACGACCGCGCCGACGAGATCGCGCAGCTCGTGGTCAAGACCGTCATGGGCAAGATCCGGGCCATCAGGATGTACCGCGACGCCGTCCCGACGCAGTCGGTGCTGACGATCACCTCCAACGTGGTCTACGGCAAGGCGACCGGCTCGTTCCCGTCGGGCCACCGGGCCGGCACCCCGTTCGCGCCGGGCGCGAACCCGGAGAACGGGGCGGACACCCACGGCATGGTCGCCTCCATGATGAGCGTCGGCAAGCTCGACTACGACGACGCGCTGGACGGCATCTCGCTGACCAACACCATCACCCCTCCGGCCCTGGGCCGCACCGAGGCCGAGCGCGTCACGAACCTGGTCGGCATCCTCGACGCCGGCTTCGGCGAAGGGCTCTACCACGCCAACATCAACGTCCTGAACCGCGAGACGCTGCTGGATGCGATGGAGAACCCGGAGAACTACCCGCAGCTCACGATCCGCGTGTCCGGCTACGCCGTGAACTTCGTGAAGCTGACCCGCGAGCAGCAGCTCGACGTGCTGTCCCGCACCTTCCACGAGGCTCTTTGA
- the pflA gene encoding pyruvate formate-lyase-activating protein, producing the protein MLGGIPVADHLGRSELLLAQRSGEVGSVHSWELVTAVDGPGTRMTTFVAGCPLRCLYCHNPDTMAANRGVPVLADDLLARIRRYRGVFRATGGGITLSGGEILQQPAFAARILRGAKAMGVHTAIDTSGFLGANASDEMLDDVDLVLLDVKAGDETTYHRVTGRRLQPTLDFGRRLAERGIEIWIRFVLVPGLTDNPATIGPIADYAASLATVSRVEVLPFHQMGRDKWAELGLSYELEDARPPEASEVEAVRAIFRSRGLTVH; encoded by the coding sequence ATGCTGGGCGGCATCCCCGTCGCGGACCACCTCGGCCGCTCCGAGCTGCTGCTGGCGCAGCGCTCGGGCGAGGTCGGCTCGGTGCACAGCTGGGAGCTCGTGACGGCCGTCGACGGCCCGGGCACCCGGATGACGACCTTCGTGGCCGGCTGCCCGCTGCGCTGCCTGTACTGCCACAACCCCGACACCATGGCGGCCAACCGCGGCGTACCGGTGCTCGCGGACGACCTGCTCGCGCGCATCAGGCGCTACCGCGGCGTGTTCCGCGCCACCGGCGGCGGCATCACGCTCTCGGGCGGGGAGATCCTGCAGCAGCCGGCCTTCGCGGCCCGCATCCTGCGCGGCGCCAAGGCGATGGGCGTCCACACCGCGATCGACACCTCCGGGTTCCTGGGCGCGAACGCGTCCGACGAGATGCTGGACGACGTGGACCTCGTCCTGCTGGACGTCAAGGCCGGCGACGAGACCACCTACCACCGCGTCACCGGACGCCGGCTGCAGCCCACGCTCGACTTCGGCCGCCGCCTCGCCGAGCGGGGCATCGAGATCTGGATCCGGTTCGTGCTGGTCCCGGGCCTGACCGACAACCCCGCCACCATCGGGCCCATCGCCGACTACGCCGCCTCCCTGGCGACGGTGTCGCGCGTCGAGGTGCTGCCGTTCCACCAGATGGGCCGCGACAAGTGGGCCGAGCTGGGGCTGAGCTACGAGCTCGAGGACGCCCGCCCGCCCGAGGCGTCCGAGGTCGAGGCCGTCCGCGCGATCTTCCGTTCCCGCGGCCTGACGGTGCACTGA
- a CDS encoding formate/nitrite transporter family protein → MSTREASAAAASGFVPTVQGVLDKKMGLLEGDPVRYFVKAGLAGVLISLMVLANYHVAGLFAASGMPGGAALGKVAGAGVFGFALVFIYFLGAELATSTMMVAGVGAFTRRLSQGRFWKLLVACMLGNGLGSVVIAVLARFSTVMTGSTLDHLAHVTETKLSYLEAGWFGYADLFVRAILCNLLINLAMAVVYNGSVRSGFGKALAMWASVIVFVVMGYEHSVANAGLFLAYGMVAPIDWVAALVAVSVAFLGNTVGGAVFVGVPYAYLGTTRSH, encoded by the coding sequence ATGAGCACGCGGGAGGCGTCCGCAGCCGCGGCGTCCGGGTTCGTTCCGACGGTCCAGGGCGTCCTGGACAAGAAGATGGGGCTGCTGGAGGGCGACCCCGTCCGCTACTTCGTCAAAGCCGGGCTGGCGGGCGTCCTGATCTCGCTGATGGTCCTGGCGAACTACCACGTGGCCGGCCTGTTCGCGGCGTCCGGGATGCCGGGCGGGGCCGCGCTGGGCAAGGTCGCCGGCGCGGGCGTGTTCGGGTTCGCGCTGGTGTTCATCTACTTCCTGGGCGCAGAGCTGGCCACCTCGACCATGATGGTGGCCGGGGTCGGTGCGTTCACCCGCCGCCTCAGCCAGGGCCGGTTCTGGAAGCTGCTGGTGGCCTGCATGCTGGGCAACGGGCTGGGCAGCGTGGTGATCGCGGTGCTGGCCCGGTTCTCGACCGTGATGACCGGCTCGACCCTGGACCACCTGGCCCACGTCACCGAGACGAAGCTGTCCTACCTGGAGGCGGGCTGGTTCGGGTACGCCGACCTGTTCGTCCGGGCCATCCTGTGCAACCTGCTGATCAACCTGGCGATGGCCGTGGTCTACAACGGCTCGGTGCGCTCGGGCTTCGGCAAGGCGCTGGCCATGTGGGCCTCGGTGATCGTGTTCGTGGTGATGGGCTACGAGCACTCCGTCGCGAACGCCGGGTTGTTCCTCGCCTACGGCATGGTCGCCCCGATCGACTGGGTCGCGGCCCTGGTCGCGGTGTCCGTCGCCTTCCTGGGCAACACCGTCGGCGGCGCGGTGTTCGTCGGCGTCCCGTACGCCTACCTGGGCACCACGCGCTCCCACTGA